Proteins encoded in a region of the Pieris brassicae chromosome 3, ilPieBrab1.1, whole genome shotgun sequence genome:
- the LOC123707476 gene encoding uncharacterized protein LOC123707476 isoform X1: protein MSFEVDRYTPAWAHVALCADLTWASEPPDDFIIANQRLLAQHCRVSQILQDHTIESSQNSTNRCDAAEKHIDNARASGQRSVKDVIPESRLAQFYGNFCYDEHRESCYTNPNDIRIRPYCAQGYDNTDVTECWMLPEVEYWFRKLMEDPSERSMVPRRRRQYRIPADDDFERWSPIGARNLEEASLEARVRSVRQLWEKEEPKPQPTPPQNSRKMRARRRQPRRLSALAPPPPLYSLDTSAQLVCDPTCKFHFESPRAPSADFQRAISRYSASMQALMRATAARCPLYRGTNVSRYAPTGQRPLRCSDRRCIWWPKDPQQPNKYNQTKIRSKPQAQPVSTDEELDRTENVKTPEEPLERSNQDIEDDIEKPDSPKLRDKIVIKDDQMASTSTAPTTNSERKKRLYSTVLSMSPPINIAASCIRINKLSPGILKLNPKIVLQTRLRTSTVDNKFEELEKEALEQYKASDESIDSKFQELEKEAVEQYNTSNSNTSCSSGNSGEKKLNSTMDIKKSLKFQKDKSVDSVVIYSQNFPDLNARGHSSVTNLKNCHVPHRGEKKELNHRLCKASKKNKSESLQAASDTDYESRHNKASHKGAMHWTLHLMPPKKRHLSSCVSDFSSDDDFGEPPGFVKDRPCIKHHLTGKFKMSAHGAGDLQPIIRKT, encoded by the exons ATGAGCTTCGAAGTGGATCGTTACACGCCGGCCTGGGCACACGTAGCCCTCTGTGCTGACCTCACTTGGGCCTCCGAACCACCAGATGACTTTATCATAGCCAATCAG CGTCTATTGGCACAACACTGCCGTGTTTCGCAAATATTACAGGACCATACGATAGAGTCTTCGCAAAATTCAACGAACCGATGTGATGCAGCGG AGAAACACATTGATAATGCCAGAGCAAGTGGGCAAAGAAGTGTGAAAGACGTGATACCGGAATCTAGACTGGCTCAATTTTATGGAAACTTTTGTTACGACGAACACAG AGAGAGCTGCTACACAAACCCAAATGACATCAGGATTCGCCCTTACTGCGCTCAGGGATACGACAACACCGATGTCACCGAATGCTGGATGTTACCAgag GTTGAGTATTGGTTTCGTAAGCTGATGGAAGATCCCTCGGAACGCAGCATGGTGCCACGACGACGCAGGCAGTACCGAATACCAGCTGATGACGATTT CGAGCGCTGGAGCCCGATTGGCGCACGGAATCTAGAGGAGGCGAGCCTGGAGGCCAGAGTGCGGAGTGTACGTCAATTGTGGGAGAAAGAAGAACCAAAGCCACAGCCCACTCCACCCCAGAACTCTAGGAAGATGAGGGCACGCCGCAGACAGCCCCGACGACTCAGCGCCCTGGCCCCCCCTCCGCCCCTCTATTCTTTGGACACTTCAGCGCAACTAGTCTGTGACCCGACTTGTAAG TTCCATTTTGAATCTCCTAGAGCGCCGAGCGCTGACTTTCAGCGTGCAATAAGCCGCTACTCCGCGAGTATGCAGGCATTAATGCGAGCCACTGCGGCCAGGTGTCCCTTGTACCGGGGAACTAATGTGAGCCGATACGCTCCCACCGGACAGAGACCCTTAAGATGCTCAGATAGACGCTGCATATGGTGGCCGAAAGATCCCCAGCAACCTAACAAGTATAACCAAACAAAAATACGTTCAAAACCACAAGCCCAGCCTGTTTCAACTGATGAGGAATTGGACAGgactgaaaatgttaaaacacCAGAAGAACCTCTCGAAAGATCGAACCAAGACATCGAGGATGACATAGAAAAGCCAGATAGCCCAAAACTAAGAGATAAAATAGTGATAAAAGATGATCAAATGGCCTCTACTAGTACAGCTCCGACTACAAATTCTGAACGAAAGAAACGACTCTACAGCACCGTCCTTAGCATGAGTCCTCCAATAAACATAGCAGCAAGCTGCATAAGAATAAACAAGCTTTCACCGGGAATTTTAAAACTCAATCCAAAAATTGTACTACAGACACGCCTAAGAACTTCAACTGTAGATAACAAATTTGAGGAGCTGGAAAAAGAAGCATTAGAACAATATAAGGCATCAGACGAAAgcattgattctaaatttcaaGAACTAGAAAAAGAAGCTGTAGAACAATATAACACAAGTAACAGTAACACAAGCTGCAGTAGTGGTAATTCTGGAGAAAAGAAACTCAACTCTACCATGGATATCaagaaatcattaaaatttcaaaaggATAAATCGGTTGATAGCGTTGTTATTTACTCCCAAAACTTTCCGGATCTCAATGCAAGAGGGCACAGTAGCGTAACGAATCTAAAAAACTGCCATGTCCCCCATAGGGGGGAAAAAAAAGAACTGAACCACAGATTGTGTAAAGCTTCTAAAAAGAACAAATCAGAGTCACTTCAAGCTGCGTCTGACACAGATTATGAATCCAGACACAATAAAGCCAGTCATAAAGGTGCTATGCATTGGACACTTCACCTGATGCCACCAAAAAAGAGACACTTGTCTTCTTGTGTTTCGGATTTTTCTTCAGATGATGACTTCGGAGAACCACCAGGTTTTGTTAAAGACAGGCCTTGTATTAAGCACCACTTAactggaaaatttaaaatgtcggCCCATGGTGCAGGAGATTTACAGCCAATCATAAGAAAAACATAG
- the LOC123707476 gene encoding uncharacterized protein LOC123707476 isoform X3, producing MSFEVDRYTPAWAHVALCADLTWASEPPDDFIIANQRLLAQHCRVSQILQDHTIESSQNSTNRCDAAEKHIDNARASGQRSVKDVIPESRLAQFYGNFCYDEHRESCYTNPNDIRIRPYCAQGYDNTDVTECWMLPEVEYWFRKLMEDPSERSMVPRRRRQYRIPADDDF from the exons ATGAGCTTCGAAGTGGATCGTTACACGCCGGCCTGGGCACACGTAGCCCTCTGTGCTGACCTCACTTGGGCCTCCGAACCACCAGATGACTTTATCATAGCCAATCAG CGTCTATTGGCACAACACTGCCGTGTTTCGCAAATATTACAGGACCATACGATAGAGTCTTCGCAAAATTCAACGAACCGATGTGATGCAGCGG AGAAACACATTGATAATGCCAGAGCAAGTGGGCAAAGAAGTGTGAAAGACGTGATACCGGAATCTAGACTGGCTCAATTTTATGGAAACTTTTGTTACGACGAACACAG AGAGAGCTGCTACACAAACCCAAATGACATCAGGATTCGCCCTTACTGCGCTCAGGGATACGACAACACCGATGTCACCGAATGCTGGATGTTACCAgag GTTGAGTATTGGTTTCGTAAGCTGATGGAAGATCCCTCGGAACGCAGCATGGTGCCACGACGACGCAGGCAGTACCGAATACCAGCTGATGACGATTT CTAG
- the LOC123707476 gene encoding uncharacterized protein LOC123707476 isoform X2, which yields MTISSERWSPIGARNLEEASLEARVRSVRQLWEKEEPKPQPTPPQNSRKMRARRRQPRRLSALAPPPPLYSLDTSAQLVCDPTCKFHFESPRAPSADFQRAISRYSASMQALMRATAARCPLYRGTNVSRYAPTGQRPLRCSDRRCIWWPKDPQQPNKYNQTKIRSKPQAQPVSTDEELDRTENVKTPEEPLERSNQDIEDDIEKPDSPKLRDKIVIKDDQMASTSTAPTTNSERKKRLYSTVLSMSPPINIAASCIRINKLSPGILKLNPKIVLQTRLRTSTVDNKFEELEKEALEQYKASDESIDSKFQELEKEAVEQYNTSNSNTSCSSGNSGEKKLNSTMDIKKSLKFQKDKSVDSVVIYSQNFPDLNARGHSSVTNLKNCHVPHRGEKKELNHRLCKASKKNKSESLQAASDTDYESRHNKASHKGAMHWTLHLMPPKKRHLSSCVSDFSSDDDFGEPPGFVKDRPCIKHHLTGKFKMSAHGAGDLQPIIRKT from the exons ATGACGATTT CTAGCGAGCGCTGGAGCCCGATTGGCGCACGGAATCTAGAGGAGGCGAGCCTGGAGGCCAGAGTGCGGAGTGTACGTCAATTGTGGGAGAAAGAAGAACCAAAGCCACAGCCCACTCCACCCCAGAACTCTAGGAAGATGAGGGCACGCCGCAGACAGCCCCGACGACTCAGCGCCCTGGCCCCCCCTCCGCCCCTCTATTCTTTGGACACTTCAGCGCAACTAGTCTGTGACCCGACTTGTAAG TTCCATTTTGAATCTCCTAGAGCGCCGAGCGCTGACTTTCAGCGTGCAATAAGCCGCTACTCCGCGAGTATGCAGGCATTAATGCGAGCCACTGCGGCCAGGTGTCCCTTGTACCGGGGAACTAATGTGAGCCGATACGCTCCCACCGGACAGAGACCCTTAAGATGCTCAGATAGACGCTGCATATGGTGGCCGAAAGATCCCCAGCAACCTAACAAGTATAACCAAACAAAAATACGTTCAAAACCACAAGCCCAGCCTGTTTCAACTGATGAGGAATTGGACAGgactgaaaatgttaaaacacCAGAAGAACCTCTCGAAAGATCGAACCAAGACATCGAGGATGACATAGAAAAGCCAGATAGCCCAAAACTAAGAGATAAAATAGTGATAAAAGATGATCAAATGGCCTCTACTAGTACAGCTCCGACTACAAATTCTGAACGAAAGAAACGACTCTACAGCACCGTCCTTAGCATGAGTCCTCCAATAAACATAGCAGCAAGCTGCATAAGAATAAACAAGCTTTCACCGGGAATTTTAAAACTCAATCCAAAAATTGTACTACAGACACGCCTAAGAACTTCAACTGTAGATAACAAATTTGAGGAGCTGGAAAAAGAAGCATTAGAACAATATAAGGCATCAGACGAAAgcattgattctaaatttcaaGAACTAGAAAAAGAAGCTGTAGAACAATATAACACAAGTAACAGTAACACAAGCTGCAGTAGTGGTAATTCTGGAGAAAAGAAACTCAACTCTACCATGGATATCaagaaatcattaaaatttcaaaaggATAAATCGGTTGATAGCGTTGTTATTTACTCCCAAAACTTTCCGGATCTCAATGCAAGAGGGCACAGTAGCGTAACGAATCTAAAAAACTGCCATGTCCCCCATAGGGGGGAAAAAAAAGAACTGAACCACAGATTGTGTAAAGCTTCTAAAAAGAACAAATCAGAGTCACTTCAAGCTGCGTCTGACACAGATTATGAATCCAGACACAATAAAGCCAGTCATAAAGGTGCTATGCATTGGACACTTCACCTGATGCCACCAAAAAAGAGACACTTGTCTTCTTGTGTTTCGGATTTTTCTTCAGATGATGACTTCGGAGAACCACCAGGTTTTGTTAAAGACAGGCCTTGTATTAAGCACCACTTAactggaaaatttaaaatgtcggCCCATGGTGCAGGAGATTTACAGCCAATCATAAGAAAAACATAG
- the LOC123707477 gene encoding dysbindin-like — protein sequence MLGNLKEFISVVQDGLSSNNNLRQTLQEVQKVTNIFKDKQKVSNEKVNFGAGGALLEKYHEEWAELHEYADKNAKAAEEVDKLILHLHEISNKRLKAATEFSNNIAYLPMLTASVAQCMDSLKNVQILLQEVEEQLVEFEDIVETNNMEKWKLDHHYELSLYKKKKMTQLEETRTQLAKENAELNNKRERQQFAELQIKRETSAAAFQSDVARYLTSGSLPSGSGPQPLPTALEQIELDVDSSDLEKFLEER from the exons ATGCTAGGCAAccttaaagaatttatttcagTCGTACAAGATGGCTTAAgttcaaataataatcttcGGCAGACTCTGCAAGAGGTACAGAAGgttactaatatatttaaagataaacaGAAAGTTTCCAACGAAAAAGTAAACTTCGGGGCTGGTGGTgcattattagaaaaatatcatGAAGAATGGGCTGAACTACATGAATATGCGGACAAAAATGCAAAAGCCGCCGAAGAAGTAGATAAATTGATCCTACACTTACATGAGATCTCGAATAAACGTTTAAAAGCTGCGAcagaattttcaaataatatagctTATTTACCAATGTTAACAGCAAGTGTCGCGCAGTGTATGGACAGTCTAAAAAATGtacaaatattgttacaaGAAGTTGAGGAGCAACTTGTTGAGTTTGAAGACAtagtagaaacaaataatatggAAAAATGGAAGCTGGATCATCATTATGAATTAAGTCTTTataagaagaagaaaatgA CACAGCTTGAAGAAACAAGAACACAATTAGCAAAAGAAAATGCAGagttaaataacaaaagaGAGAGACAACAGTTTGCAGAGCTGCAAATAAAGAGAGAAACTAGTGCAGCTGCTTTCCAGAGTGATGTTGCAAGATATTTGACCAGTGGCAGCTTACCTTCGG GTTCAGGACCTCAGCCATTGCCAACAGCACTTGAACAAATTGAATTGGATGTTGATAGTTCAGACTTAGAAAAATTCTTAGAAGAAAGGTGA
- the LOC123707602 gene encoding uncharacterized protein LOC123707602, whose translation MNVRKLRSEEVPQEFLKWLLSMGCPADVVPSVDKMPLLCRGQYNMIWKSMMEHISSKNVIRNKQLQVFLDDISKCRKRCPFNEETQSVIEPIQLTLWKQKIEGKKILLDMETRIAQAHNDLIIVDKISSLFTQKNLLSIKVEDLQRRSWLLQQVLAEFERKKKHLEETRDIAKSLCNINASDDLESKLEKCMGLIKQNLTSRTSTDSEETLESLVKYRGDILWNNLNEKRASLVRELEMAHNEKRENVVRDVGKVEAAVSHSTRAQCSLALRSMKNRQHIKHAQKQLAANIELLGANMSSESCELLVLNCERACARAKVSALKEMLDDAEHSRGVFSLEEPATDDSRTTRRLVADADGDIERERNDLVKYLTAQEATEHKMSGVETCLTRVFRAFHTNSAKDLIKDGQFNFPQESVAALHEFFSETRRRETNGRDPSLELDASDAIMHRIAHSDELKTYLRTFSLEKNRKILLKSGEKVWISETLKSSTARLRRQWLLDDVAPPLCPAAGVKYNLARIIDDVEDVRRLEEVARGLKSGDAPGEGGLDIGDRSRADETFEDRLKKRIAENLGVLERTSKNLDIAEENLNFWARNEMKNYISSTRTVDGKSFADYESLFSKAFIVTK comes from the exons atgaatgtaaGGAAATTACGTAGTGAAGAAGTACCCCAAGAGTTTTTGAAATGGCTTCTTTCAATGGGTTGTCCCGCTGACGTCGTGCCTTCTGTCGACAAAATGCCTCT attGTGTCGTGGACAATACAATATGATATGGAAGAGTATGATGGAACACATTTCctctaaaaatgttattaggAACAAACAACTACAAGTTTTCCTAGatgacatttcaaaatgtaGAAAAAGATGTCCATTTAATGAG GAAACACAATCTGTTATTGAACCAATACAACTGACACTTTGGAAGCAGAAAATTGAAGGAAAGAAGATATTATTAGACATGGAAACAAGAATTGCTCAAGCACACAATGATCTTATTATTGTGGATAAAATATCTAGTTTGT TTACacagaaaaatttattaagtattaaagTGGAGGATTTGCAACGACGTTCTTGGTTACTGCAACAAGTTTTAGCAGAGTTTGAGAGGAAGAAGAAACACTTAGAGGAAACAAGAGATATTGCCAAGTCACTTTGCAATATTAATGCAAGTGACGATCTTGAg agtAAACTTGAGAAGTGTATGGggttaataaaacaaaatttgacaTCTCGGACCAGTACTGATTCAG AAGAAACTCTAGAATCGCTAGTGAAATACCGTGGAGATATCCTttggaataatttaaatgaaaaacgaGCCTCACTAGTCAGAGAGCTAGAAATGGCCCATAACGAGAAAAGAGAAAACGTTGTTAGAGATGT GGGAAAGGTGGAGGCTGCGGTGTCCCACTCCACGAGAGCGCAATGCTCCTTGGCGTTGCGGAGCATGAAGAATCGCCAACACATAAAACACGCCCAGAAACAACTCGCTGCGAATATTGAACTCCTCGGG GCAAATATGAGCTCCGAGTCGTGCGAGCTGTTAGTGTTAAACTGCGAGAGAGCCTGCGCCCGAGCGAAAGTCTCGGCTCTGAAGGAAATGCTGGACGACGCGGAACATTCGCGCGGAGTTTTCTCTCTGGAAGAACCGGCGACCGACGACAGTCGCACGACTAGGCGACTAGTCGCAGACGCAGACGGGGATATC GAAAGGGAGCGCAACGACCTCGTGAAGTACTTGACGGCGCAAGAGGCGACCGAGCACAAAATGAGTGGCGTCGAGACCTGCCTCACCAGGGTGTTCCGAGCGTTTCATACGAATTCTGCGAAGGATTTAATTAAAG ATGGTCAATTCAATTTCCCGCAAGAGTCGGTGGCCGCCTTGCACGAGTTCTTCTCGGAGACACGTCGGCGGGAGACGAACGGACGCGACCCGAGTCTAGAGCTCGACGCCTCCGACGCGATTATGCATCGAATCGCTCACTCCGATGAACTGAAGACATACCTCCGAACCTTCAGCTTAGAGAAGAACAGGAAAATTCTTTTGAAAAG CGGCGAGAAAGTGTGGATCTCCGAAACTCTGAAGTCCTCGACGGCACGCCTCCGACGGCAGTGGCTGCTCGACGACGTCGCGCCGCCGTTGTGTCCGGCCGCCGGTGTCAAATATAACCTGGCGCGGATCATCGACGACGTGGAGGACGTCCGGAGGCTGGAGGAGGTCGCGAGGGGACTCAAGTCGGGAGATGCGCCCGGCGAAGGAGGCCTCG ATATCGGAGACCGATCTCGAGCCGACGAAACGTTCGAGGACCGCTTGAAGAAGAGAATCGCGGAAAACTTGGGCGTCTTGGAGAGAACTAGCAAAAATTTAGATATTGCGGAAGAAAACCTGAACTTTTGGGCGCGAAACGAAATGAAGAACTATATATCGTCCACGCGAACCGTCGACGGGAAGAGTTTCGCAGACTACGAGAGTTTATTTTCTAAGGCATTCATTGTAACTAAGTAA
- the LOC123706654 gene encoding uncharacterized protein LOC123706654 produces MANKDSDYPSSQSDGDDVDPDQEEQRQPVNNNVANILARLQSTGALIKKLKKECYCFTCELDFPDREELYNHLIQHVSLPNVELVKLPSDDEDGPPSEDENWFDEEESTLPKMPNPKTPQKLDISEILKNKGLSIKKNENFPNSTSALDKLSSLGLTIKNNATPIKKEKPDTDKSDVMQRLGKLGGIKLTLKSDGSNTNTFKVVNGLKDFKASDDEDEASENERNDDDDDNDNNLKIEESNDKIKSRTPSESDDSNSSKTIKFSKTLKVTNFNEVEDQVGATPIIKQAKPRARPTVKQTPTRANLQSQNCNAEKNPEAELDRPHSNSSTETIIIKKEETDSTETRPLNAPLFSGQIKTERMSPTLPDSSTPIVTKIKTENDTLSSPITTMPLKCVTKTEEPVTVIEINGDSNDEDDDCCVVSTTPAPDIKPKTETKFVPIAPKIEEVSYPSSTSYSASAFSLAQTNHSSASGVSQAPTIQTTEKQHSFDWNAPDSKPAVDIFEKSADDIFDSLISTGKRENMISDANEYISIDKLGSQHTCDVCNTRFTDISLLEDHRKMTGHSQSLVASSSLLPYNNSPNIISSLLPVKQIADQVGKLSSLGNNSGFTHQQNVMINIQAYPGGGGVMMPGQTPYNTYQSAPNYTTSNNMYGPNGQPMSEQFAPGNYMDSNIPYGQYPSQMSKPGYPSTMSQNTYPPHMAYSGNTPLQAMQQAVYGQTGIMNQPGAMGPPPAQPYAPVSSPGGLMKPPSTSGVTIQNVQTFPPGQLGMSSTGQGIDQKSSQAMGQMLPPPLRVTAGPTGPQGSRPRMPSIRPQSTKSSVRSGVQVHGQIRGSKISQRMPLKRTGGATGGPGTKRRPDMLLPGKHDNEDCQVMAMQKQREGLPLIHSVQGAKDKLGSQISITKKTVNKEANAMANVLASRGISIKQKQKSRSPTPERPLPHIPNLGSGVSIKHTSKSSNFSIPEAKVGGGMASCKICKKMFGSYSSLQVHMANAHPQGKVPSFKCDECPASYPKSLQLQHHKRVFHNMTGANKELGLPVVDLSQIDNIKRLSNLGIYSFIPLANREQANGCFGIPVISVHNMNSGMTSNLQALGADGLLSLGPLKPLPNT; encoded by the exons ATGGCTAACAAGGACTCTGACTATCCCTCATCTCAGTCAG ATGGAGATGATGTAGACCCCGATCAAGAAGAACAAAGGCAGCCAGTTAACAATAATGTTGCTAACATCCTTGCGAGGCTCCAATCTACTGGAGCTCTGATTAAGAAACTAAAGAAAGAGTGTTATTGCTTCACATGTGAATTAGATTTTCCTGATAGGGAAGAGTTATATAATCATCTCATTCAGCATGTTTCTTTACCAAATGTGGAACTTGTAAAACTGCCTTCTGACGACGAAGACGGGCCTCCTTCAGAAGACGAAAACTGGTTTGATGAAGAGGAGTCGACTTTGCCAAAAATGCCAAACCCAAAAACACCTCAGAAGCTAGATATATCAgaaatacttaaaaacaaaggcctttcaattaaaaagaatgaaaATTTCCCAAATTCGACCTCGGCTTTAGACAAATTAAGCAGCTTAGGGctgacaataaaaaataatgcaacTCCAATCAAAAAAGAAAAGCCAGATACTGACAAAAGTGATGTTATGCAAAGGTTAGGGAAATTAGGaggtattaaattaacattaaagtcAGATGGAagtaatacaaatacatttaaagtgGTCAACGGCTTGAAAGACTTCAAAGCCTCAGATGATGAGGATGAAGCAAGTGAAAATGAGAGAaacgatgatgatgatgataatgaCAACAACCTTAAAATAGAAGAGAGTAATGACAAAATcaagtcgcgcacaccttctGAAAGTGATGATTCAAACTCtagtaaaactattaaattctCAAAAACCTTAAAAGTCACAAATTTTAATGAGGTAGAAGATCAAGTCGGTGCCACGCCCATCATAAAACAAGCCAAGCCCCGGGCGAGACCGACAGTTAAACAAACTCCAACAAGAGCAAATCTACAAAGTCAGAATTGTAATGCAGAAAAAAATCCTGAAGCTGAACTAGATCGACCGCATTCTAATTCAAGTACGGAGaccataattattaaaaaagaagaaaCTGATTCTACTGAAACTCGTCCATTAAATGCACCTTTATTTTCGGGACAGATTAAAACTGAGCGAATGTCTCCAACTCTACCAGACAGTTCAACACCTATTGTCACTAAAATTAAGACTGAAAATGATACTTTGTCATCACCAATAACGACAATGCCTTTAAAATGTGTAACTAAAACGGAAGAACCGGTCACGGTAATAGAAATAAACGGAGATTCTAATGATGAGGATGACGATTGCTGTGTTGTTTCAACGACCCCAGCTCCTGATATCAAACCAAAAACTGAAACTAAATTTGTTCCAATTGCGCCTAAAATAGAAGAAGTTAGTTATCCTTCATCAACTTCGTACTCTGCAAGTGCATTCTCTCTGGCTCAAACTAATCATAGTTCAGCTTCAGGTGTTTCACAAGCGCCCACAATACAAACAACAGAAAAACAGCATAGTTTTGATTGGAATGCACCAGATTCAAAACCGGCTGttgatatttttgaaaaaagtgCAGATGACATATTTGATAGTCTAATATCGACGGGTAAAAGAGAAAATATGATATCTGATGCAaatgaatatatatctattgaTAAGTTAGGTTCACAACATACATGCGACGTTTGTAACACTCGCTTTACAGATATCTCCTTACTTGAAGATCATAGAAAAATGACAGGACATTCGCAAAGTTTAGTGGCTTCCTCTAGTCTTCTTCCATACAACAATTCCCCAAATATAATCTCGAGTCTTTTGCCAGTAAAACAAATAGCAGACCAAGTTGGCAAGTTATCATCTTTAGGAAACAATTCAGGATTCACTCATCAACAAAATGTTATGATTAACATACAAGCATATCCTGGAGGAGGTGGAGTCATGATGCCTGGACAAACTCCATATAATACTTACCAAAGTGCACCTAACTATACCACATCGAATAATATGTACGGTCCGAATGGACAGCCCATGTCTGAGCAATTTGCACCAGGAAACTATATGGATTCAAACATTCCTTATGGACAATATCCATCCCAGATGTCTAAACCTGGCTACCCTAGTACAATGTCACAGAATACATATCCTCCACACATGGCTTATTCCGGCAATACACCACTTCAAGCCATGCAACAAGCTGTTTATGGACAGACGGGAATTATGAATCAACCTGGGGCTATGGGACCACCACCGGCCCAACCCTATGCTCCTGTGTCTAGTCCAGGTGGACTAATGAAACCACCAAGCACTAGCGGCGTTACTATACAGAATGTACAAACCTTTCCTCCTGGTCAGTTGGGCATGTCAAGTACAGGTCAAGGCATCGATCAAAAGTCAAGTCAAGCGATGGGGCAAATGCTCCCGCCTCCTTTGAGAGTGACTGCGGGGCCGACTGGCCCGCAAGGATCTCGTCCCCGAATGCCAAGTATACGGCCACAATCCACAAAATCGTCTGTACGATCCGGGGTGCAAGTGCACGGCCAAATCCGTGGTTCTAAAATTTCTCAACGAATGCCTTTAAAACGTACAGGTGGAGCGACAGGAGGACCTGGTACTAAACGACGGCCTGATATGTTGCTGCCCGGCAAACACGACAATGAAGATTGCCAAGTTATGGCCATGCAGAAACAAAGAGAGGGCCTTCCCTTGATTCATAGTGTGCAGGGTGCTAAAGATAAATTGGGGAGTCAAATCTCTATTACCAAAAAGACTGTAAATAAAGAAGCAAATGCCATGGCCAACGTCCTTGCTTCTCGTGGTATTAGCATCAAACAGAAGCAGAAAAGCCGATCACCGACACCAGAAAGACCTCTACCACATATTCCTAATCTCGGTTCCGGAGTTAGCATTAAGCATACCTCAAAATCCAGTAATTTCTCCATTCCCGAAGCTAAGGTGGGTGGAGGTATGGCTTCATGTAAAATctgcaaaaaaatgtttggaTCGTACAGTTCGCTTCAAGTCCACATGGCAAATGCACATCCACAGGGTAAAGTACCTTCGTTCAAATGCGACGAATGTCCGGCTTCATATCCTAAGTCATTGCAGTTACAGCATCACAAACGAGTGTTCCATAACATGACTGGAGCTAACAAGGAACTCGGTCTACCTGTTGTAGATCTCTCTCAAATCGATAACATTAAGAGACTCAGTAATTTAGGCATCTATAGTTTTATCCCCTTAGCAAACCGAGAGCAGGCTAATGGATGCTTTGGTATACCTGTAATATCAGTTCATAACATGAATTCTGGCATGACATCAAATTTGCAAGCCTTAGGTGCAGATGGTTTGTTGAGTTTAGGCCCACTCAAGCCGTTACCGAATACTTAA
- the LOC123706655 gene encoding peptidyl-prolyl cis-trans isomerase FKBP1B-like, which produces MGVNVETISPGDEATYAKKGQTVVVHYTGTLTNGQKFDSSRDRGKPFKFKIGKGEVIKGWDEGVAKMSVGERAKLTCTPDYAYGQQGHPGVIPPNSTLIFDVELLRLE; this is translated from the exons ATGGGTGTCAACGTAGAAACTATTTCACCTGGCGATG AGGCAACCTATGCAAAAAAAGGTCAAACTGTTGTAGTTCACTACACTGGTACATTAACTAATGGCCAAAAATTTGACTCATCTCGTGACCGTGGAAAGCCATTCAAGTTCAAGATTGGAAAGGGAGAGGTTATCAAAGGCTGGGATGAAGGCGTGGCAAAg ATGTCTGTTGGTGAACGCGCCAAGTTAACCTGCACTCCAGACTATGCATATGGTCAGCAAGGACATCCAGGTGTCATACCCCCTAACTCTACTCTTATCTTTGATGTGGAGCTCCTGCGCCTTGAATAA